A single window of Mugil cephalus isolate CIBA_MC_2020 chromosome 1, CIBA_Mcephalus_1.1, whole genome shotgun sequence DNA harbors:
- the gpr61 gene encoding G-protein coupled receptor 61, translated as MERPVTTSPSWNFSLSPFPAPLWPNSSNGTLPITDVRGGIDLNQSLALCAMLIMDVLAVVGNLAVMVVITKTPQLRKFAFVFHLCLVDLLAALVLMPLGMLSDRVLVDEALCRSYLCLSVCLVSAAILTICAINVERYYYIIHPMRHEVKMTVGVVVLVVVGIWIKAVVMSVLPLVGWLLQGNQSAEAPSVLFAGQRHCSLHWTGGRHTRLIFMVFFTIIYFLCPMLIILVVYCNMFKVARVAAMQHGPLPTWMDTPRPRSDSISSHSTIAASLGGTGVRTTPQRIFSGGKAAVVLVAVGGQFFCCWLPYFSFHLYSAAVSTSPASLAQLEDVVTWIGYFCFTSNPFFYGCLNRQIREELGRYLACIFKRAGPSEGEQLPSREASIEENFLQFLQGTGCNLEPCNSHSRASPEEPGTEGLQESAVQQNTPADFHIPGQILEETSEFIQQQQLNNELHVSENCCKTVPEL; from the coding sequence ATGGAGCGTCCTGTCACAACGAGCCCCTCCTGGAACTTTTCTCTGTCCCCGTTTCCAGCCCCACTGTGGCCGAATAGCTCCAACGGGACCTTGCCCATCACAGACGTCCGAGGTGGGATAGATCTGAACCAGTCGTTGGCGCTGTGCGCTATGCTCATCATGGACGTGCTGGCAGTGGTGGGGAACTTGGCCGTGATGGTCGTCATTACCAAAACACCACAGTTGCGGAAGTTTGCCTTTGTTTTCCACCTCTGTCTGGTGGACCTGCTGGCGGCGCTCGTGTTGATGCCTCTGGGGATGCTGTCGGACCGAGTCCTGGTGGACGAGGCGCTGTGTCGGAGCTACTTGTGCTTGAGCGTGTGCCTAGTGAGTGCCGCCATCCTCACCATCTGTGCCATCAACGTGGAGCGGTACTACTACATTATCCACCCCATGCGTCACGAGGTGAAGATGacggtgggggtggtggtgttggtggtagTGGGAATCTGGATTAAAGCCGTTGTCATGTCCGTGCTGCCTCTGGTGGGATGGTTGCTCCAGGGCAACCAGAGTGCGGAGGCCCCTTCAGTCCTCTTTGCCGGTCAGAGACATTGCTCCCTGCACTGGACAGGAGGCAGGCACACACGCCTGATTTTCATGGTCTTCTTCACAATAATCTATTTTCTGTGCCCCATGCTGATCATTCTAGTGGTCTACTGCAACATGTTCAAGGTGGCCCGAGTAGCAGCCATGCAGCATGGCCCCCTGCCCACCTGGATGGACACGCCACGTCCAAGGTCAGACTCCATCAGCAGTCACTCCACCATAGCAGCCAGCCTCGGAGGAACTGGTGTCCGCACCACCCCTCAAAGGATTTTTAGCGGCGGGAAGGCCGCCGTGGTTCTAGTGGCAGTCGGAGGCCAGTTCTTCTGCTGCTGGCTGCCATACTTCTCCTTCCATCTCTACTCAGCTGCAGTGTCTACCTCTCCAGCCTCTCTGGCCCAGCTGGAGGACGTGGTCACATGGATTGGCTATTTCTGCTTCACCTCCAATCCCTTCTTCTACGGCTGCCTGAATCGGCAGATTCGCGAAGAGCTGGGTCGCTACCTGGCTTGCATTTTTAAGCGGGCCGGGCCCAGCGAAGGGGAGCAGCTGCCCAGCCGCGAGGCCTCTATCGAGGAGAACTTTCTGCAGTTCCTTCAGGGCACTGGATGCAATCTGGAGCCCTGCAACTCTCACAGCCGAGCAAGCCCGGAGGAGCCAGGGACTGAGGGCCTTCAGGAATCAGCTGTTCAGCAGAACACGCCAGCTGACTTCCACATCCCGGGGCAGATCCTTGAGGAAACCTCAGAGTTCATACAGCAGCAACAGCTAAACAATGAGCTCCACGTATCGGAGAACTGCTGCAAAACTGTACCAGAGCTGTAG